In Granulicella mallensis MP5ACTX8, the sequence CGCGCGCGTGGGCGTGCTCGATGGAGACCTTGAGCTCGTCGGGGGTGATGTCCATGTAGGCCTTGAAAGAAGTGACGCCTTCGTCGGCCCAGTAGTCGACGGTACGGCCGGCATCTTCGGGGCCGGTGAGGGTGTGGAGCTGCGGGATGCGGCTGAGCAGCCCGCCGAGATAGGGGCTGGTGATGCGGAGTTTGGGCCCAGGGGTGAGGCCGGAGTCAATCTTCTTTTTGAGGGAGAGATCGGTATAGGGCTCGATGCTACCGGCGGTGCGGGCGGTGGTGATGCCGCTGGCGAGGTAGAGCCGTGGAGCGCTGTCGGCCATCTCGCCGAGGAGGAAGACACCGGTGTGGCTGCCTTCGGGCGAGGTGTAGAAGAGGTGTTCATGCATGCCAACGAGGCCGGGGATGACGGTCTTGCCAGTGAGATCGAGGACCTTCGCGTTGGGCGGGTAAGAGACTTTGAGCGCGGCGCTCTGGACACGGAGGATCTTGCCATCAGCGATGTCGATGCGCTGATCTTCTACTGGCGCGGCGCCAGTGCCATCGATGACGCGGACGTGATCGAGGACGAGAAGGTGAGCGTCTTCTTTAAGGAAGGGCTTGAGGGCCGCTGGGGATAGGGGTTCCGCCTGGGTTTGGGCCTGCGTAGAAGTGGGTGCGAAGCTGACGGAGACGGCAAGTGTCACAAAAGCGGCGAGAAGCGGACGGCGCATGGTATGGCCTCTGGAGCGGCGAAGGTCTGGAGTAGGTAGAGCGATCTATGGCTGCGGGACTCTGTAGCGACTCAGCGTAGAAAACCGGGCGCAACAGGCTCTGCAGAAGAATAACCGGATAGGAAACAGACGTCGAGTGAAGAGCGATGCGGTGCAGGCCCCCGGTCATAGTAAAGGGGAAACAGCTCTAAACGGCGCGAAGCGTGTCTGTCACGCGTCACCCAATACCGAAACAAAGAAAGCAAGGACACCAGTCAAGCACGGGTGTCCTTGCTTTTTCACTAGGGCGTGTTCACGCCATCTGAGCGCTTCGACGATAAGAGCGAAGTGGAGGAAGCCGAGGAAGAGAACGTCGAGCTTCTCGAAGCGGGAGAATATTCAGCGGAAACCCTTGAGCCTCTAAGGCGCGACAAGTTTGAACAATTGAGCTCCCGTTCCATTGCAGGTGTAGATCTGTAGTTGTACGCCATTGGCGGTCGAGGCAGCTGGAGTATCCAGGCAAAGACCGCTGCCCTCGCCAACAAACTCATAGTACCCATTGCCCATCGAGACAGCCTTCCACACCTCGTTAGGATTTCCGGCATAGGTCCACAACTGCATCAGGCTGCCACTGGTGGTGCCACTATTGACCACATTCCAGGTTTCGCTCGGTGCATTGACGTTCTCGACGTAATAATCGCCATTGCCAGCCGGCTCGAACTCCCACTGCTGGTTGGGTTGGGTACTGAAAGTACCACTACCGCAGGCCCACTGCTGCACCGTTGTTCCATTCGCGGTGCCGGAGTTCGTAGCGTCCACGCAGGAGCCGCTGTTCTGATTGATGATGTTGTACGGGGTACCGGTAGTGATCGTGCTGCCGCCGCTGCTTCCCGCAGCGACATTGACCCAGAAGTTATTGACCTGTATTCCTGGACCGCCAACCCATATCTCTGTGCCAAATTCGATGGTGGTCAGATACCACGAGGACTGGATCTGTCCCAGGGCCAACGCTTCCTCGAAGAAGGGGACCAGATTGAGGCTGTATGTCGTGCCGTTGGTTGGCCCGTCACCATCATTGTTCACAAAGCTGATGACCTGGGCTCCCACGGGTCCGGAGCAATTGCAGTTGCCTGTGTTAAGCCCCGTATACACAGACCAGGTGTGCCCGCCGGTGGTGATCGTCGCCACCGGGGAGCAGCAGCCGATGGGCCCCGCGCCGCCATTGTGCTGTACCCAGATCATCAGTTCAGTCCCGGTCGTGTTCTGGTTGGAAGGCGCAGTCGTACCGGTGTTGAACCAGATGTCGTAGGCCACGTCATTGTTGTCTCCCGAAGGTTCCACTACCGTCTCGCCGCTGGTGATGGACCAATTGGAGAGCGCCGAAACCTGGATCGGCAGCTGCGTGTTCTGCGAGCATGCGCCATGAAAACATCCATAAAGGAAATCCGGGTAATCAGCGGGAGTGCCCGTGGTGTCGTTGAACGCGCTGCCAGAATAGACCATGCTCGGGCCGTTCGGAGGCGTAGCCGTCGAGTTCGTAATCGTTTCGCACTGATTCGTGCTGGAGAAGGCTGCATTCCACTGGTCGCCGCCAAAGATGTACTGGTTGACGTTGCCGAGCGGTCCCGAGCTATTGTTGCCGCATATCTGCTGCGCAGAGGCACTCCGTGCTGTCCCCATAAAAAGAACGGCGAAGGCAAAGACTGTTGTCAGTATTCCTAATACAGATTGCTTCTTCATGGTGCTTCCTCTCCCCACCTTGTTGGAGCGAGAAGATAAGAAGTGGTCCACTCGCCGGAGTCACCTCTTATTTACGCTCAGAATAAATGGGTGCCGAAGGGTTTCCACTTCGGCACCCTGAGTTACTCGGAGCCGATGAGTTCTACTCTGTAAACAGAATAGAAGGCGCTGATCCACCGGTTGCGGTACATGTGCCGAGCTTTAGATTATTGGTTTCGCCAGTCGTACCGTCCTCCGCAGATGGCGATACGCATGTCGGCGCAGTTGTCGACCCATCGGTCACCGCCACTTTCACCGAAAGTGACGCACCGGAGTTGAATTGCGCTTCCGATCCACCGGCGTTGCCTAATACATTGAACTCCGCCTGGGTCCAACCGCTCGCAATATCCGTAAGGCTATCGTTGACAGTTGCCGTAAACGCCTCGGTCCCAAAAGTGACCGTGGCTTTATCCGTTCCATTTTTCGTAGCTGAACCCGAGAGTGTCAGCTCTGCGAGATCGGTAATCGGTAATTGTCCATTAGCAATCACTACAGCCGGGGTATTTTGGACGCAGTCTTCGCCCGGCCCTGTTTCATCGGCACCACCATCGATGAATCCGCTAGGGCAAACATTGGAGCCACTCCTGGAGCCATAATTGATAAGCCAGTATTCTATAAATACTTCTGTTTTGCCGGTCAGACGATTGCTAGTAAGTGATACCGGAGTGTTCGTCGACATCACATACTGCTGCCAGGCGAAGCAACCCGAGAAGCCGGCACAAGCTGCAGAGTGAGGATAGAAGTTCGTATTAACCTGCAGCGTATATTCATTCGATCCAAGAATGCCACCACCCCCAAATGCAGCAACACCGACACTCTTTTCAGTTTTCACGTCCGTCACCGTTGGAAAGCTGCCGAGTGCTGAGCTGAGCAGACTCCCTGATGGTGCTTGAACGACATAATCAGAGCCATTACCAACTGTTTGCTCTCTCTTTGTGGGCTTTGGCAGTGCAGAGCGATAGCCTGGCGCTTCGGAGCATTCGATCGCCTGCCACTGAGTGCTCGGATACGAGGCATGAAAACAACCATTTCCGGGTGCGCTGAGGTGGTGCATGGTCCCGCTCCAGGACTCATGCGCCTGAGCTTCTACCTGGTCAGCGGTCTGAGCGGCAAGCACGGATGGAAGCCCGGCGACGCTCACAAGACTTGCAACGACTGCGATCTGAATGATGGAACGTACTTCAAATTTCATGCTATCTCCTTAGCCCGTCTATGAGGTTTTTGACACATCATTACGTTCGAGAATCAGAATAAGCAGACCTGCTTGCTTTTTAGAGGCACGCAGTCCACTTATGCCATCATTTTGGATTGCTATCGATCTCCGGTAACTGTGTGCATAGTTATCATTCGCAAAAAGTAATTACAAGAGAAATCATTTGTATTTTCTTGAACGCTTTCGCCTTGATTAGATAACACGGAGATTGAGGGTCGGATTGTAGCTGGTTGGCCGAAAGCCTAGGGCAATCCTGCATAAGTTATCTCGCTAACGCCCGCAACCTACCTCCGGATTGCGCGTTGCGTAAAGTACATCTTTCTGTTGCCTAAGCGCAAAAAAGGATGGTCCACAGCCTGATTAAGAATGTGCTCCCAGAGGGCGGCTAAATTTAGCCTCTTATTCGGTCCTATGTGGATGGTTGTTCAAGGGAAAGTCATCCACGCTGGACAGACAAGAAATAGTACAGACAAGGAATAGTTTCGCTAAGGGCACAGCTTTAGCTACGTCGTAACAAGCGGGGTAGAATCCAACCCGTTCAAGGTCTTTGAAGTGGACAGACTCTGTCCGAGCTTTTTTCGTCGTCACCCTGAACCGTACCGAGGTTCCCGGCCGGTCGTGATGGGCTATCCATCGAAAGATGGAGCTTGGAGCATCTGCGAAAATCCGGCCTTCCATCTTTGCAAGATGGAAGGCCAGATAGTTGATAGCTTCAGTGAATTGTGGGTGCAATGTTGATGGAATCGAGATCAGGCGCGAAGTTGCTTGGATTGCCGAACTGGATCTGGTTGGTTCCCGCGTTCAGTTGCACCGGAATCACCGTGCTGGTTGGCGTGCTGAAGGTGTAGCCGTTCAGGTCGAGTTCCTGAGCAGGATTGTCGTTGACGGTGATGAAGAACGAACGAGGGCCGCTGGTGCGGTAGTCGACCTCCATCTGATAGGTGCCTGCCACCGGCACCGTTACATTGGTGAAGGTCACGGTGTTCTGGGCTCCGTCGCCGATATTGCCTGCCGTGGAGACTCCAGAACAATTGCCGCAATAGGACTGGGTGGCGCTACCGCTCAACGTCGCGAGTTCGCCTTCATAGGTGGTGGAAGCCGGAAAAGGCTCATGGCCATCTCCGCTGATAAGGATGCGGTCAAGGTCAGGGGGATAGCTTGCCGGATTTCCGAACTCGATGCTGTTCATCCCCGCTTTCAGACGGACGGGAATGGTGGTGGGAAAGGGAAGGTTAGAGCTTCCGCCGCTGAGGTTAAGGGTGATCGCCGGATCGCCGTTGACGTTGACGATGAAGGAGCGAGTGCCGTTGGTCATCGAGTCGACTTCCATCCGGTACACTCCTGCCACCTTCACTTTCACGTTGAAGATGGCGTAATTCGAGGCTCCAATACCGAGATCGGTCAACTTGTAGCCGCTGGCACAGGTGGAGCATTGGTTAAGCTGGGTCCCGCCATAAATCGTAGCTGTCTCAGCTCCCAAGATTTGCGATGAAGACACGGCAGGATGTCCGGTTGCAGCCATCACCTTCAGCAGGCGCGCTCCGTGTCCGGGCAGCACATCGGAGAAGGATTGATAGGTAGGTCCAAGATCCCGGTGGTCCCAGAGATCGCGCACGTCAAATGCTCCGGAAAAGCCGAGATCTTTCCAGTCGACAGTTACCTCCGAGGGGAAGGCGTTGAGGTTGAAGAGCGCGACGTAATAGGATCCGTTGCCAAGATCGGAGACCCATACCGGCGTAAAACCACCGGTAACCTGGACAGCGGGATGACCGGACTGATTGACAGCGAGCACCTCGTCATTGGTGAGGAGTTTTTTTCCGTAGTCTGTCAGCTTGGTCAGATCGCCACCGAGGAAGAAGGGTGTGTTGGCCATCGCCCAGAAGGTCATGGCTGTCTTCTGCTCGGTGTTGGTGAGGCCATCGGTTGCGCCGTTGCCGACCTCAAGGGCATCCAGGTCGTTCCAGCCCAGCGAGCGACCCGCGGTGCGCTCCCATCCGATGAGGTCATAGAAACGAAGCTGAACGCGCTGCCACTCGGTGAGGAAGGGGCAGTCCCCTTCGCACTCGATATCGTTTTCGATGCGACGGGCATTGGCGTTCTGCTGCCAATCGGTGATGTAGTCCTCATCGAGAGCCCAGGAGATCGTGAACCAGATCGGGCGACCGCTCTGGGCGATAGCCACGTTCATCGCGTGCACATCGGGAATGTTGTTGATGCTGAGGGTGTCGTTGTCGGACCCCGGGGTAACGCCATCCATCTTGATGAAGTCGACGCCCCAGGAGGCAAACTGGTCGACGATGGAGTTGATGTACTCCTGAGCGCCCGGCTTGGTGAAGTCAATCTTGTCGGTATCGCAGAAGGCGTTGCCGCATGTGATGGGCATCGCGACGATGTCTTTTGCTTGGTAGGCCGTGCCGAAGATGGGTGTGTTGTTGTTGACGTCGTCGCTGGCGATACCGGGGTTGATGTAGATGCCAACCTTCTGACCGTTGTCGTGGATGTGACGGATCAGACCCAGGAAGTCAGGAAAGGCGATTGAGTTCCAGTGAGGCCTGCCGTATTGATCGTCCGTGCCGTTGCCGGAGGACCAGCCAGCATCGAGGTTGATGTAGACAAAACCACGGTCGGTAAGGCCGCTTTTCTTCATCGCGTCCGACTGCGCGGTGATGTTCTGCTCATTCATCACCGTGCTGGAGGCTACAATCGTCTGCTCGCTGAACGTGCTCCAGCCGAGGTATGGTTTTGCGCCTACGCCATTCATCTGGGCGGCGGCAGTAATGGACAGAGGGAGCAGAGCGGCGAAAATCAGTGTGAAGAAAAACCGCATTGCCGATCTTTCATGGCATATGCGGAATTTGCAGAGGAGTATCGTCAGCATAAAGTTCACCTCGTGAGGATGTCTGTTTTTCCCCTTCATCTGCGCGCATTTCCATGAGAAATGCGCGTGTAACCGTATTCATTCGGGGAACTAATTCCCTCAGAAAGAATCTCGATATTTTCAGAAGTGAAAAAGCATTTTTTAATGCGAAACCACTCTACCTCGCCGCAAACGAGGATGGCAATCATTGTTTGCAGATTTTTCACGAAACACGATGTGCCCGACAGGCTGAAAAACCGCACTGCGCCATGCTTCGAAGAACGCTGAAGTTGCAATAGATACGATATTTCTGATGAGATCGCAAAGTCGTCTCGACTTCGCAAGCGGGGTCGACGCCCCAAAGGCGTATCGGGTGTTGAAGCAGAACCGCGTAGCGATCATGTTCTACGCATGGACAGATCCGCAGATGCCAGCGAACGCACTGCGTTCAAAATCAGTCGTAGCGTTGCTTCATCGTAATCAGAGACTTCACATCCACTTAAGCCACCTCAGCTAGTCTCGATCAATGGTCTTTACTCTAAAAAAGCTTGCATACTCTTTCTGCTTCTTCCTTCTTGAATTCTCTATCGCCGGAAAGGTTCGCGCGGCCGATCCCATTGTCACCGTAAATGTGATCAGCGAAGCAGGCGCAAAACAGGCCATTGAGGCTGCCGAGCAGACGGCGCAAAAGCTTCACGCGCCTTGCGCTATTGCTGTTGTCGACAGAAGCGGCATACTGGTTGCCCTTCTCAAGATGGACGGCGTCCGTGATGGCAGCCCCGATCTCGCCATCGGGAAAGCGCGCACCTCCGCCTTACTACAACGCCCCAGCGCAGAAACAGAAACCAATGTAAACGAAGGCCGCACCGCTTTCGTCACCTCTGGCTTTATGGCACTGCGCGGCGGCGTTCCGTTGATGGCCGGCAAAGAGATCGTCGGTGCCATCGGCATCGCCGGTCTGAATAAAGATACAGACGTAACCATCGCAAACGCAGCAGCGGCAGCCTTCGCAACCACTACTGGCACACAACCTGTATCGCGCTAGCAACAGCCCACAGCCCAACTCGCCGGCGCGTTTTGTATGAGCAGACCGCTGCTGTTGAGGTTTTCCCCTTATCGGGGTCGTGGCGTTTGCCGTTACATTGCATGGCGATGGCTCTGTGTCCCGGACGTAACAGGTAATCTTCGCGCTACGAATCCGCTACCCAATCCTCCTTTTTAGGCTTGGATGAAAGGCAGCAACCCGTTGATCCTCTAATCTTCGATCTCAAAGAGGAATGCTACGAATCTGGACTTGATAAAGCTCCACCGCAAGGAAGCGATGGCTGCTCCGCCAGCGCGACGGCCTGAGCGAGTGTCAAAGGTACTGAGAGGCGGTGGAACTGAGAGCGCGTCACATCTTGATTTTTCGCAATGGACTTGAACAAAGCCGCCTTACCGCGTATGTCGCCGAGGACATGCACGGTTCGCCACTGGCCATAAAAAGGCGCCTTGAGAGACGAAAAACTGCTCCCGGCGTGGATCGTTGCAAGGAAACCAAAGCCGATGTTGACATCGCGGGGCATGCTGCCCTCAATCGCGTGGAGGCGAAGCTGGCTTCGATTAATCAGGAGATATCCATTCATGCCATAGAGGATCTTTTCCTCAATGCCGCTAGGTGAGTAGTTAGGTGACGGACGGAAGTCGATACGCCAATCACTTCCCTCTTCACGCATGTTTTCGAGCAGAAAAGCCTTCGGCAGCAGCTCCAACATCTGTCGCGCATGCGCTTCGTCGTCCTTCTGCGCTTTCTCCCGGGCCTCAAAGGCTAAGGGATTAGCTAGATCGTAGGCGAGACGTCCGCGCTCCTGCGCATCGCGATTGGCAGATAGGGGCTTGCCGTCCTCGGCAATGAGGAACCGCACGCGCCCTAACGGGGTTTCAACAACATGTTCTGTCCAAGCCCTTCCACCCGTGCGGTCGGAACGCTCCACCGAAAGGTAGTCGAATTGCTCCTTGTGGGCCTGTGCATCGAGTTCGCGAGCGACCATCGTGTTCACGATATCTACCGGAGACGATTTGCCCCACACGGGAATTGCGAGGCAAACGCTCATCGCAAGAACGCAGACTGTGATAGGCCATAAACCGTTACAGACGCGCTCACTCATCCGTAGATTTTCACTGACGTTCCTTAACGCTACCTGAAGGTGGCCAGCCTCATTGGCGCGTGCGACGCACAAGTTACACCCAAACGAAGGCTAATTTATGCAGCGCGCCCGCTGCAATAGGATGCCGCGGTGCTTGTCTATGTGAATTTCGCGGAAGTGCCTACGGCCGGCCTTAAGCTCTGCTTCAGTTCCACAGGATAGGCTTAGCCGAACAAAGCCATGCTGAAGATGGCCTATTGCGGATCTTCGCGCCTTTGGAACACATTATGATCAAGAAGCTGCTTAGCGTATCGATGGTCGGGGTTACCCTTGCCGCCCCCTGTCAGCAGCCCGGCTCCAGTATGCAGCAAATCACGGTTGCTACTGGCGTCCCACTACATATCAAGGTAAACCGGACCGCAAAACTTTCTGCCGGCACGAAAGTGGAAGGGGTTCTGCTCGATCCTATCTACGTCGGAGACCGATTGGTCATTCCTGCAGGAGCTTCGGTCCGTGGTGTAGTAACAGGCATAACTCCTGCAGCCCATCAGGTCCGACTGCAGGCCCTGCTCAATGGAGATGTAACTCCTCTCCATGAGCCGGTGGTTGACTTCAACACCCTGCGTCTCCCGCAACTTTCCTACGATATCCAGCTCGACTCACATGCCCTGATCCGGGACACGCAGATCGTCAGATTTGATGCGGCGTCGAAGAAGCATTCGATCTTCTGGCAAGTAAAATCGATGGTCAGCCAGCGTGTCCACGATACTCGCGAAGCAATCTTTGCACCTGGCAAAAAGGACCGTGCCCTCAGACTGCTCTACAGCCAGTTACCCTATCATCCGCAACGCATCTGGGCTGGCACACAGTTCATTGCGGACCTCAATGCACCTGCGACTATCACACTCCCAACGGAATCCCCAGCCCGGCTGGCGATCAATCCCTCTCTCAACGGGCTCAAGGTAACTGCGCGCCTGGAGGACTCGATCGATTCCAGTACAGCGATCAAAGGTACGACCGTCAAGGCTATCGTGATACAGCCCATCTTCGACTCCAGTCAAAACCTGATCCTGCCGGAAGGAGCCATGCTCGAAGGCTCTATTCTGCACAGCAAACCCGCAAGGAGCTTTGGACGCAACGGAGAGCTTCGCTTCGACTTCCGCCGCGTCGATGCTTTGAATGTATCCCCCCGAAAGGTAGACGGAATGCTGACGGGAGCCGCAGGTAGCAACAACCAGAACCTCACGGTCGATGAAGAAGGCAACGTTAAAGCTAACCCGGACAAGAACCGCTTCGTAGCACCGCTCTTGCTGGGAGTTCTTGCAGTAGCGGGCAGCCAACGTGATGACGATGGAAACGGCCTCGGACGGACGACCGTGGCCTCAAATGGATTTGGCTTGATCGCCAGAATCGTCGCATTGACCGCAAACAATCGTGCTGTAGCCACGAGCTTTGGAGGCTACGCATTCGCTAAATCCATCTACTTCCGCTTCCTCACACGCGGGCATGAGGTCACTTTCCCAAAAGATACCCTGGTTGAGGTGCAACTCTTCTCCCGCCAATAAGCCATTCTGATCTGGTTTCTCATCTCAGAAGTTCTGGAACTCTATTGGAGGAACATACGGTAGTCGTGAGTTTGCCACCTTCACGGCTACCGTATCGCTGGGTAAATCTGCTGCTGAGCTTTCCTCCCAGCCTTGATCTTCCGTAAAAGTTCAGCATGCTTCACTATTCCATCGACCCAGGCTGAAATATCGTTGATCCTCGTTTCCAGGACGGGTATTGAGAATCCATCGCATTACGCCATAAGATCTGATTCAGTTGCTCCGTAGGAACGTCATCCGGTTCCACCCAATTCATCTTGCCGGACGCTATCGCGTCCGCTTTACTTTGCCCGTTGAGTGCGCCCACCTCCGGATTGAGTTCGTAGATAGACTGCACAGGCTCTATCGCTTGATAGGGGGTCAAATCCGGCGTTGACTGGAAGCTCTGCCGCATATCGTTCGCAATCAGATCGAACAATGACATTGGAGGCACGCCCAGGATCAACTCGATGGTCTTCACCATACTGACCTGTGAGTAGAAGGTAGAATCGATTGCTCCTCGCTGAGTATAGGGACTAACGGCGAGTGCGACTGTGCGGTGCCCATCGACATGATCCAGACCGTCCTGCGCATCATCCTCGACGATCAGGATAAGAGTCGACTTCCAGAACTTCGAATGCGAGATCCCGTCCACGATCTGTCCCACCGCAAGATCGTTATCCGCAAGGCACGCCTTAGGAGTAGAAAACCCCGGTGTCGTTCCTTCCGTATGGTCGGAAGGCATCTGGATCATCACGAGGTTCGGCATGGTGCCAGAGTTCTCCCACGTCTTGAGGTGGCGCAGGAAGATACGTGCGCGAGTAACATCCGGCACCTTCAGCCCATAGGATGGAAAGTCCGGTACGAGGTATTGATTCAGGCGCGCGATTGGAGCCTTCGTTGTAAATGTGCCGATGAATTCACTTCCCTGCTTATACTCTCCGAGAAGTTTTGCACGAAGAGCCCCATTCTTTCCACCCATCTCACCCACATATTCGCCGAAATCAGCGAAGGTCTTGTGGTGTGCTGCCAGATGGTCCCAAAGAAATCCGGAGCCCGCAAAAGCCAGGGGATCATCTCCGTTTTTGGGATAGCTGCGCCCGTCGTACCCGGGCCAATAGGCGTAATCGGTCTCAGAGGCCTGAGTAAGCCATTGGTGCCCGTCGGCACTATTTCCGCCATTGGCATAAAAGTTGTCCAATAGCACAAAGTCCCGCGCCAGTTTCCGCTGATTTGGAATGACATCATCTCCATACATATTCAAACTAGGATCGCCGTTACCTTTGCCCAGAGAGCCGAAATATTGATCGTAGCTGCGATTTTCTTTGATGATGTAGACGACATGCTCGATCGTGGAAGGTTCGCCTGTCCTCACCGGAACAGGACGAGGCATTGCTCCCGGATTCGGCTTTCCCTGAACGCTATTCGAAGCGAGCAGCTCATTCGGCAGTCCCATGTGATTATTTTCCGCAACTGCGATGGAGTATCGCCCGAGCTCATCTTTGTCGGGGACTTGAATAATATGGACCGTACCGCGGTCAGCATGGACATACCGGCGATGAATATTGAGTTCAGGCTTCATACCATCCCGTTTCTCACGAGCCAACAGGTTTGGACTGTTCCATCCAGTACCGACTCCTAAGAGCGTCGAGACTGCAATAAACTTTCCATCCGGGCTCACCGTAACATCATCCGGATACCAGCCCGTCGGGATAAATCCTGTCGCATGGGGATGCTGGGCTTTGAGATCGATCACAGCCACTGCATTGATTCCAGCGCACGCTACATACAACGTTGAATGATCCGGCGATAACGCAACAGATTCAGGGGATATTCCAGCAACCTTCTTATTGAAGGGCTGCAACAAGATCGTCTCCTGCAAACGATTCGTAGCTGTATCCACGATCGAAATTGAATCGGAGTTGCTATTCGCCACGTAAAGCTTCTTGCGCGTTTCATCCCATGCAAGCCCGGATGGGTGCAGGCCAACGGCAACGGTCGCAGTCACCTGCCCGGTGAGGAGATCAATACGTGCCACAGTTCCGCTCGAAGCCACTCCTCTTTCATCGACCAACACCTGATCGGCATTTTCCTCCGGCCCGGTAGCAGCACTGCGCTCACCCGGCTTCGGAACGCGTCCACCCCAGTTACTCACGTAAGCAACGGAGCTATCCGCATTCACGACCGTTCCAAAAGGCGCGATGCCCGTCTTGATACGGCCGTGAACCTCTTTGGTGTCAAGATCGATGACCGCTGCCTCGTCGTCGAACGTAAGCGCAACCACAGCAAAACGCTGTCCGTTGGAATTCCTGGAACGTCCGATGCTGAGAGCTCCAATCTGATGCGAACCCAGCCCATTGGCAATCATCGTGCTACTCTTGTCCTTCAGCGCGACAAGTTGACCGACGGATCCTTGTCCCTTCCCAACCCCAGATATGCCGCTCAATAAAGGAGTATGGCTCGTCGGATCATAGGCCAGCCCCTGCATTCCTGAGCCGGTCTCGGTGCTCACGACGTTCATCATCCGATTCGTCT encodes:
- a CDS encoding RICIN domain-containing protein yields the protein MKKQSVLGILTTVFAFAVLFMGTARSASAQQICGNNSSGPLGNVNQYIFGGDQWNAAFSSTNQCETITNSTATPPNGPSMVYSGSAFNDTTGTPADYPDFLYGCFHGACSQNTQLPIQVSALSNWSITSGETVVEPSGDNNDVAYDIWFNTGTTAPSNQNTTGTELMIWVQHNGGAGPIGCCSPVATITTGGHTWSVYTGLNTGNCNCSGPVGAQVISFVNNDGDGPTNGTTYSLNLVPFFEEALALGQIQSSWYLTTIEFGTEIWVGGPGIQVNNFWVNVAAGSSGGSTITTGTPYNIINQNSGSCVDATNSGTANGTTVQQWACGSGTFSTQPNQQWEFEPAGNGDYYVENVNAPSETWNVVNSGTTSGSLMQLWTYAGNPNEVWKAVSMGNGYYEFVGEGSGLCLDTPAASTANGVQLQIYTCNGTGAQLFKLVAP
- a CDS encoding CBM35 domain-containing protein → MRFFFTLIFAALLPLSITAAAQMNGVGAKPYLGWSTFSEQTIVASSTVMNEQNITAQSDAMKKSGLTDRGFVYINLDAGWSSGNGTDDQYGRPHWNSIAFPDFLGLIRHIHDNGQKVGIYINPGIASDDVNNNTPIFGTAYQAKDIVAMPITCGNAFCDTDKIDFTKPGAQEYINSIVDQFASWGVDFIKMDGVTPGSDNDTLSINNIPDVHAMNVAIAQSGRPIWFTISWALDEDYITDWQQNANARRIENDIECEGDCPFLTEWQRVQLRFYDLIGWERTAGRSLGWNDLDALEVGNGATDGLTNTEQKTAMTFWAMANTPFFLGGDLTKLTDYGKKLLTNDEVLAVNQSGHPAVQVTGGFTPVWVSDLGNGSYYVALFNLNAFPSEVTVDWKDLGFSGAFDVRDLWDHRDLGPTYQSFSDVLPGHGARLLKVMAATGHPAVSSSQILGAETATIYGGTQLNQCSTCASGYKLTDLGIGASNYAIFNVKVKVAGVYRMEVDSMTNGTRSFIVNVNGDPAITLNLSGGSSNLPFPTTIPVRLKAGMNSIEFGNPASYPPDLDRILISGDGHEPFPASTTYEGELATLSGSATQSYCGNCSGVSTAGNIGDGAQNTVTFTNVTVPVAGTYQMEVDYRTSGPRSFFITVNDNPAQELDLNGYTFSTPTSTVIPVQLNAGTNQIQFGNPSNFAPDLDSINIAPTIH
- a CDS encoding GlcG/HbpS family heme-binding protein, which gives rise to MVFTLKKLAYSFCFFLLEFSIAGKVRAADPIVTVNVISEAGAKQAIEAAEQTAQKLHAPCAIAVVDRSGILVALLKMDGVRDGSPDLAIGKARTSALLQRPSAETETNVNEGRTAFVTSGFMALRGGVPLMAGKEIVGAIGIAGLNKDTDVTIANAAAAAFATTTGTQPVSR
- a CDS encoding bifunctional YncE family protein/alkaline phosphatase family protein yields the protein MKFLSAFVGMRLVALSICIVPFVQVTAKGQESERSTSKVQKMGPVGQEEAKPSKAAPPVSSVVDPGVIPSRQNITPAGLQSVFESRVNGVAFGENGDSIYAAVLGQKGSHVYRIDLKTNRMMNVVSTETGSGMQGLAYDPTSHTPLLSGISGVGKGQGSVGQLVALKDKSSTMIANGLGSHQIGALSIGRSRNSNGQRFAVVALTFDDEAAVIDLDTKEVHGRIKTGIAPFGTVVNADSSVAYVSNWGGRVPKPGERSAATGPEENADQVLVDERGVASSGTVARIDLLTGQVTATVAVGLHPSGLAWDETRKKLYVANSNSDSISIVDTATNRLQETILLQPFNKKVAGISPESVALSPDHSTLYVACAGINAVAVIDLKAQHPHATGFIPTGWYPDDVTVSPDGKFIAVSTLLGVGTGWNSPNLLAREKRDGMKPELNIHRRYVHADRGTVHIIQVPDKDELGRYSIAVAENNHMGLPNELLASNSVQGKPNPGAMPRPVPVRTGEPSTIEHVVYIIKENRSYDQYFGSLGKGNGDPSLNMYGDDVIPNQRKLARDFVLLDNFYANGGNSADGHQWLTQASETDYAYWPGYDGRSYPKNGDDPLAFAGSGFLWDHLAAHHKTFADFGEYVGEMGGKNGALRAKLLGEYKQGSEFIGTFTTKAPIARLNQYLVPDFPSYGLKVPDVTRARIFLRHLKTWENSGTMPNLVMIQMPSDHTEGTTPGFSTPKACLADNDLAVGQIVDGISHSKFWKSTLILIVEDDAQDGLDHVDGHRTVALAVSPYTQRGAIDSTFYSQVSMVKTIELILGVPPMSLFDLIANDMRQSFQSTPDLTPYQAIEPVQSIYELNPEVGALNGQSKADAIASGKMNWVEPDDVPTEQLNQILWRNAMDSQYPSWKRGSTIFQPGSME